The following proteins come from a genomic window of Mustela lutreola isolate mMusLut2 chromosome 6, mMusLut2.pri, whole genome shotgun sequence:
- the LOC131834661 gene encoding spermatogenesis-associated protein 31D4-like, with the protein MDFKHWSVLPFLNGDTKPCLSFGSTCLETDPNITFLCGLGLLLLFLCYLVGIPLPTQKTKTTQKRQGRAKRRRKGGTLEGDRWHRREAEDTRKLISVLRSPLGRHHDTIHFRQLLCPDPSCEVCNSATAEINQLVFLQALEDSTPLTSTAPVTTSSFTRSPDFSAVPPGDLISAPLPKPSPPPASIFSPNPVIPVADFFAPSPPGDPLPPKPFPPLDSKFPRDHFPPQPLAFPSVQPHHAHTVGRSVQTETVSLSTTFSLDPTLSQDVSPLPELSQRVNPTETFARHPTPPTRSASPAPDCNLTVPQSKPISISRKPVPQSSPPDSSGGLSPYVSKIVGIDPSNLSILDLPWWQTHAKGFFPSTLAPRDFRQEVLALHSSEASSRGDPGAKLVEPGDLSLLSPDALALLEKQRQKRSDFLLWKQSKGSFAKQTIVDTHDLASSLPFWSTRNTSKELHMHQQRPYPTTWQEGHLQQTPIQLFWGLQTPPSESFFPAADASDRIWNASPEQESPVVPHPLPPSLPENPPQLLPQTPPLPSPPVQPQAHLQSPIPILPSGPLPDIKICGVCLHRPRNEPENLTPTEMQHLEWNVLQKVQKRVWGLPTLVQRSQEDYCPSAPNPSLSHKATKAQVVISIPPGQFPLNEELRRKLESHLRKRLIQHRWGIPRRIYESLALMSRPSTLSQLPESQRFRGRSWIPKSPSKLNDTESVSDEDSEKLHLEDGELDKDNDNLKRGQEHSPENGPKEDLLSDLESSSDKDMGHDSDSKLTSPSENSSTVSVETVGQTKLENVLKIHLHKKSEEVSEGHLPETVHHSWNTIQQTSLPSQKSQAEITQRRLPPSEFEVNTCQELPFVEPRVQQMLESHLKRFRWRMLWGLPSRVLESIEIFKSRKATSPCSPSCSTKLIPAANSKPGGVSPLRGSLRSLHADKAGTANSASILDHPRPAASTVGKEERRIPRQLSSNIHLLVEDVPKMKHERQTLKPVKHVTIANRWPPKPPARQ; encoded by the exons AAAG cgtcagggcagagccaagaggagaaggaaaggtggGACTCTGGAAG GTGACAGATGGCACCGAAGAGAAGCGGAAGACACCCGGAAGCTGATCTCTGTTTTAAGAAG CCCCCTCGGCCGGCATCATGATACCATCCACTTTCGTCAACTGTTATGTCCAGACCCCTCTTGTGAGGTGTGTAATAGCGCAACGGCTGAGATCAATCAGCTGGTGTTCCTGCAGGCGCTGGAAGATTCGACTCCCTTGACTTCCACAGCTCCTGTGACTACTTCATCGTTCACTCGCTCCCCTGACTTCTCAGCAGTCCCTCCAGGAGACCTAATATCAGCTCCTCTTCCTAAGCCTTCCCCACCACCTGCTTCCATCTTCTCACCTAACCCAGTGATCCCTGTGGCAGACTTTTTTGCACCCTCGCCACCGGGTGATCCTTTGCCACCAAAGCCTTTTCCTCCCTTGGATTCCAAATTCCCAAGGGATCatttcccaccccagccccttgcCTTTCCTTCTGTCCAACCACATCACGCCCATACAGTGGGCCGTAGTGTCCAGACAGAGACCGTGTCTCTAAGTACCACCTTCTCTCTGGACCCTACCCTTTCCCAAGATGTCAGCCCCTTACCGGAGTTGTCTCAGAGGGTGAATCCCACTGAGACCTTTGCTCGTCATCCCACACCACCAACCCGGTCTGCTTCACCAGCGCCAGACTGCAATTTAACTGTGCCTCAATCCAAACCGATTTCCATCTCAAGGAAGCCTGTTCCACAGAGCTCACCCCCAGATAGCTCTGGTGGGTTGTCTCCTTATGTCTCCAAAATCGTAGGCATTGACCCCTCCAACTTGTCAATTTTAGACCTCCCTTGGTGGCAAACTCATGCCAAAGGCTTCTTCCCTTCAACCCTGGCTCCACGTGATTTCCGTCAAGAAGTCCTGGCCCTCCATTCTTCAGAGGCTTCTTCCAGGGgagaccctggagccaaacttgTAGAGCCTGGTGACCTCTCACTTCTCAGTCCTGATGCCCTGGCACTTctagagaaacaaaggcaaaagaggaGTGACTTCCTCCTGTGGAAGCAATCAAAGGGATCTTTTGCAAAACAAACAATTGTTGATACCCATGATTTGGCAtcgtcccttcctttctggaGCACCAGAAACACATCAAAGGAGCTGCATATGCATCAGCAGCGCCCATATCCTACAACCTGGCAAGAGGGCCATTTACAGCAAACCCCCATCCAGCTCTTCTGGGGTCTCCAAACTCCACCTAGCGAGTCCTTCTTCCCTGCTGCCGATGCCTCAGATCGCATCTGGAATGCCTCCCCAGAGCAGGAATCCCCAGTAGTTCCCCATCCACTTCCTCCATCCTTGCCTGAGAACCCGCCTCAACTCCTGCCTCAAACCCCGCCCTTACCTAGCCCTCCTgtccagccccaggcccacctTCAATCCCCAATCCCAATCCTGCCATCTGGTCCTCTACCTGACATCAAGATCTGTGGAGTGTGTCTTCACAGACCTCGGAACGAACCGGAGAATCTCACTCCAACAGAAATGCAACATCTGGAGTGGAACGTGTTGCAGAAGGTACAGAAACGTGTGTGGGGTTTACCCACTCTCGTCCAACGATCCCAGGAGGACTACTGTCCTTCAGCTCCTAACCCTTCTCTCAGCCACAAGGCCACCAAGGCCCAAGTGGTCATCTCTATCCCCCCTGGACAGTTTCCTCTGAATGAAGAGCTTCGGAGAAAACTTGAGAGTCACCTTCGAAAGAGGCTCATCCAACACCGGTGGGGCATTCCCCGCAGGATTTATGAGTCTCTCGCGCTGATGAGCCGTCCCAGTACACTTTCTCAGCTACCTGAGTCGCAGCGCTTTCGTGGACGCTCATGGATCCCTAAGAGTCCGAGCAAATTGAATGACACTGAAAGCGTCAGTGACGAGGACTCAGAAAAGCTTCATCTAGAGGACGGTGAACTGGACAAGGACAATGACAACCTGAAGAGGGGTCAGGAACACAGCCCAGAGAATGGCCCAAAAGAGGATCTGTTGAGTGACCTAGAGAGCTCTTCAGATAAGGACATGGGCCATGATTCTGACAGTAAACTTACTAGTCCATCAGAGAACAGCTCCACGGTGTCTGTGGAGACTGTAGGTCAGACAAAACTGGAAAATGTCCTGAAAATACATTTGCACAAAAAATCTGAGGAAGTCAGTGAGGGTCATCTCCCTGAGACTGTGCATCATTCATGGAATACAATACAGCAGACATCACTTCCTTCTCAGAAATCCCAGGCTGAAATTACACAAAGACGTTTGCCACCATCAGAGTTTGAGGTGAATACCTGCCAGGAGCTTCCCTTTGTGGAACCTCGTGTACAACAGATGCTGGAATCCCATCTTAAAAGGTTTCGTTGGAGGATGCTATGGGGCCTTCCCTCCAGGGTCCTTGAATCCATAGAGATCTTTAAGTCAAGAAAGGCCACATCTCCCTGTAGCCCTTCCTGCTCCACCAAACTGATTCCTGCAGCAAATTCTAAACCTGGGGGCGTCAGCCCCCTTAGAGGAAGCTTGAGATCTCTCCATGCAGACAAAGCAGGAACGGCAAATTCAGCCTCCATTCTGGATCATCCTCGCCCTGCGGCCTCAACTGTGGGCAAGGAAGAGCGGAGAATTCCGAGGCAATTATCCTCCAATATCCATCTGCTTGTAGAGGATGTTCCAaaaatgaagcatgagagacagACTCTTAAACCTGTCAAACATGTCACCATAGCCAACAGGTGGCCCCCAAAGCCGCCGGCAAGACAATGA